Sequence from the Primulina huaijiensis isolate GDHJ02 chromosome 16, ASM1229523v2, whole genome shotgun sequence genome:
AGGGTTCCATGGTATAATTACAGATGGCAAAAatattcaaacatttttgagaaACAGGCGACCACAATTTTCGACAAGTTTTGAAACATTACTCAGAAGTTAGTAGTTCATTAAGACCGAACAAGACAGctgaattatataaattaacttTGAATCATAATATTAAGCAAAATTGGAAATATTTTACACATTGAAAAAATACACCCCTGCAATCTTCAAGAAAACACCAGTGATCTCTTGGTATCACGACGTAAATAACAGCGAGACTTCAAATACGAAGGTGATGAAGCCATGAAGATTATATTAAACGTCTGAGGTGGatctaaaaatatttcaaagaatATAGTTAagcaataataaatatttgattgaatGAAACACTATCAAATGTGCTATTTTTAACTAAATATGCACGAGGATCTTCTTCATAATGATATTGATTTCCACTCGCAAACACTGAGGGCAATAAAAGGTTTATGTCAATTCTCAAAGAACCAAAACAAGAATCAAGCACTTGAACGGCATTCTCATTAAAATTAGGCAATGGTTTAAAGAAAATCCTAGAAATGCTATTTTTAGATTTTCTTGCTAACCAGGTCGTCAAATAAAGAGGTGAAATAACTCAGCTTAGTGATACTCCAGACATTGTAGCGCAGCTGGGATGCGTGCTATGTCGaacttcaatttttctttttattttccgcaaagAATATTTTATGCATCGGTGTGAACAAAGTGATACCTTAATTATATCGAGGACGACAAATGaatcttttcaaaaaaaaattcaaacgagAATTTTAATTGCCCAAACGGTGTTATGCCAAAGTATTTCCTTTGACAACTCAGTTAAATAACAAGAGACAAATAAGGAATCTCAACGAAGGCAAGAAGAACACAACGTTAAATTGATTCCAACCGACACTTTCCAAGACGATAAAAATATAGCGGGGAAAAAATAGCAACACATGTTGCACAGCAGATTCGAACAAAACCAAGGGAAAGACGCACCTGGCCGACGCTTTCCGAGGCGAAGGAGACCGAACGACGTGCGAAACGATTGCAGGGGAAAAACAGCAACATGTGTTGCACAGCAGATTCGAACAAAACCAAGAGAAAGATGCACCTGGCCGAAGCTTCCCGAGGCGAAGAAAATCGGACGACGTGCGAAACAATCGAGAGAAAAAGATGGCAGGCTGATGGAGTcgaagaagaaagaagagaagGAAAGAACCGATTGGTATAACTTTTTCACAAACACCCCCTCTTGACAGTATAAACTATTGATTTGTTTGAGAAAGACATGTTTGAcgcgtgttttttttttgccaacAACCGTCTGCCCAACCTAAACTTATTCCCACTTTTAATATTTACCTGGTATTTGAATTTGATTCTCTTGGAAGAATACCATGTTATTATATTACAATATTATATTACATcgtcatatattatattttttttattaaaactcttaTATATTCAGAATTTTTGTCTTTTTGAGTTGCATTCAGatattatctctaataaaaaaattacacgtCTTCGCTAGATGGTCAAAGTCAGGTGGACCTCAGATGGTTATTGAAACGTAAGCCACAATAGTCGCAGGTTTCCGTACTGCTGCTCTCGATTTCTAGAGATTTAAAACTTACGCAAATCAAAGAAGGGACAAACTTGTTTTTAtgagttttaatattttctcgTGCCGTTTATTTACAGTCCATTTAACGttgattgtttttgtttttgggcaaattttagttttttggttgacgtatatttattttattctgtTCAGTGGAAGATTGTAGAATGTAGGCTTTTTTTTTTCACGATTGTaccatttttataattaataattttatttataatcaaATAGAGAtagtcaaaaacttgtgtgagacggtctcacgggtcgtattttgtgagacagatctcttatttggatcatccatgaaaaagtattactttttatgctaagagtattactttttattgtgaatatcggtaaggttgactcgtctcataaataatgattcgtgagaccgtctcacaagagacctactcatagagataatatcataattataaaaattaataaaaaaatatattataatttgaaatgatcATATGTTATAATTTGAGTATATTTAATGAGagtcatatcataattattaaaattatattgcgTTTCATTATGTTCAATCTTATTCACTCACATTTTCTCTCATTATTGTTCCGGATATTTTCTCGATTTCATCTCGGTCTTCCTTATCACTTTTAATATGTTGTGTTCGGCTAGCGGCTTTTGACTAATCATTGAGCAAACATAAGGcttccaaattttttgtctTGAGCTAGAACGTCTCTCATTCAATATAATTTCTTTTGTCGTTATAGACAAAattggatatatattttttttacgacCACCATTGCAAAATATCGAAAGTTTCCTCATATGCACCACTAAAATCAAAAGTAGTGTTAAATAAGTTCTTGACGGAAATTTGAGAATCCTCATGGATGTTTCGTCTGTTCTCTTAATAAAAATTGtgttttagtaaatttagaagtAATATTACTAATGATTGTGAATTGTGTTTTATGTTGAACAATTTGTTCTCCATATATATGGTGTTATATTcgttataaatattatataaatgagttttaatattaaacaaaatcaattatatattaGAAACCATTTTCGTAACAAGGTCTAAAGATTCATAATATAATGTTAATATTTCTTGTAAACCATCTAATTTAAGTTTAGGatataagaaaaagaaataaaaatatttcaagaatttgtaaaaaaatatatttttatcatgtttcTTTAATGACATAAATACATTGAACTAAAACATTATCATTAGATTTAATATATTCACGAAAAATACACACAATGTTGAAACAATGTTTTAAAAGTAAATGAAAAGTAGAATAATAAACACCGGATAATTTTTTAGTAGCATCATTAAAAACTTGTATATTTGACAAATACTAGTGCATATGTTCCATTGGTTTGAAAGCAAATAAATATCACGAGCTTGAAtatgttgatgaaaaaatatacataataaatacTTATATTGAAAAGATTATAATTACAATTTATATATTGAATTCCAACGAGTTAGAACGTCTCGTGCAAACCGTTTAGCGTCTCGTGCAAACCGTTTAGCCTCATACAATTTATTTCGCAAAATTTTCCGCATTGTTTTATAACTTGGGGATGTGTCCATAAATAATGAATTGTGTTCCTAATTGGTTGaatatgtaaaaataaatttttagttCATTATGAacacacaaatttaaaatatgacatgTGAACCTAATATGAAAAAAGTTACCACATAGCGATGGGTTATATATTTCAGTAAGCTCACTAATACTAGAAGTATTTGCACTAGCATTATCaaaagaaaatcgaaaaaacTTGAGAAGTtagaatattattataaaataacaaatataagttgaaaaatattttgtatcgaGTGTGTTTCGTCAAAACATCTATATGCAAGcaatattttttgaatattccaagaattATCAATCCAATGATATATGAACAACTTTGCCAATAATCACTCCAAATATCGGAACTCAAacaaactttattatttaaacgagaaaattctttaataaatttttttttatcaacaacTAATTTTTTAAGTGTGAGTTTGAGAGTATTTCGTGGGATACATCTAATAGAAAGATTTGCAATTGTAGAGAGCCAGTTTTCAAAAGataatttatcattaaaattaaaagaaactTGTTCGACCACACAAAATTTAGCCATTTTTCACTAATTTTAGATTTCTCATATTTAAAAAGTTGAGAATCACAACCGATTGAGAAGAGAATGCCGGAATTTGAGTTTGAGAATCATCAATACCAATTTACACCGGAGGAGCTATTATCACTACTCCAGCCCACATCCTGAAAGGATAGACGCCCCATCCACAAATACTCTCCAGACCTCCTCTTCATCAGGCTGAACCCTCTCTGATAAGAAATCTGACAAGGCATGTGCTTTGATGACAACTCGGGGCCTGTATTCAATATCATACTCCCCCAACTACACTGTCCATTTGATCATCCGTCGGGATACTTCTGAATGAGTCATAATCCTCCCGAGAGGACTGTTAGTAAGCACAATGATTTGATGCGCCAAAAAATAAGGTCGCAGCTTCCGGACAGTTATAATCAAAGTCAAAGCTATTTTTCCACCTCACTGTACCGTAGCTCGGGGCCTCTTAGAACATGACTGACATAATAGACCGGCCTCTGATCATAGCCTTCTTTTTTGATCAATACTGAGCTGACAACATACTCATCAGCAGATAGATAAACAAATAGTTTCTCGCCGGGCTCTGTCTTTACTAAAACAGGAAGCTCTGCTAAGTGACTCTTAAGATCCCGGAAGGTCTGTTCACATTTTTCATCCCACCCAAACCGTTGTGCCTTCCGCAGGACCTGGAAAAATGGATAGCTTCGGTGTGCTGACCGAGATATCAACCGAGAAAGAGAAGCGATTCTCTCGGTCGGCTTTTGAACTTCTCGAACGGAACGGGGAGATGGCATATCCAATACAGTCTTGACTTTCTCTTGATTTACCTCAATTCCCCGATCAGTAACCATGAATCTCAAAAATTTACCACTCTTCACGTCAAAGATACATTTGGCTGGGTTAAGCTTAATCCCATACTACATAAGAGTGGCAAAAGTCTCTTCCAAATCGGAGATGAAACCCGAAATCTCCTTGGACTTGCCCAAAATATCGTCCACATACACCTCCACATTTCTGCCCAACTGCTTCTCGAACACTTTGTTAATGAGACGCTGATAGGTGGCCACGGCGTTCTTCAacccgaaaggcatgacaatataGCAGAATATgcctcccgaggtgatgaagctggCCTTATCTTGATCATCCTTGGCCAGGAGAATTTGATGATACCCCTAGTAAGCATCCATGAAACTGAGCAGCTCATATCCAGAGGTGGAATCCACCAACTGATCAATTCTGGGCAGCGGGTAATGGTCCTTGGGACAAGGTTTGTTGAGATTCCTGGAGTCCACACACATCCTCCACTTCTTTATGGATTTTGGTATCAGCACCACATTCGAGAACAAGGTAGGAAATTGTATTTCTCGAATGTGGCCAGCTTTCAGTAAATCTCTGACCTGCACATCAATCACTTTGTCCTTCTCAGGACCAAAGTGTCTCTTCTTTTGATTCACATGTTGagatcctgggaggatgttcaAGTGATGCTCCGCTATTAGGGGTGAGATCCCTATCAATTCCTTCTGGGAACAGGCAAAAACATTAagattagtttttttaaaaaatttcaaactaacCCAGGTGGATACATTAAGGTCTCGAGCCACCGGATCTCCTTGTCTTGCCCAATCTCCACCACCTCCCGCTCTTCCTCTGCCACAAACTGCACTTCTCCCTTCTTCACTATCCTCTCCATCTCCCCACAACTCTGAAGTCTCTTGTCTTCCTGCCTCACCCTCTTCTGGTCCACTCGGACCGTCTCTACATAACACTTCCGGGAAGAAGGTTGATTTCCCCGGAATTCACCTACTCGCCTTCCCACAGGGAACTTAATCTTTTGGTGGTAAATGGATGTTACGGCCCTTAGCTCATTCATGGCCGGCCGTCCCAggatgatattatatgatgacGGGGCATCCGCCAAAGTAAAAGTAGTCATCACCGTCTTCTTCAGTTCCCTTGTACCCAGAGTCAAGGGCAAGACAATCCCCCCCTCGGGATAAACAACATGGCCAGAAAAGCCAAAAAGTGTTGTGTCCACTTCTTCCAAATGATATCCCTGCAAATCCAATTTTATGAAGGCCTCTTTGAAAATAACTTTGACAAAACTGCCCGAGTCCACCAAAACCCTCATAATGGCATAATTTGCTACCCTGGCTTGAATTACAAGGGCATTGCTGTGGGGAAAATTGACACCTTTCAAATCTTCAGGGCCAAAACTAACCACTGCCTCGTTCTTCCTCACCCCTTCCACCTCCATACAATCTCTCCTGCTCCTCGACTTCTTAGCCCGATTAGAATCACCATCACTAGATCCTACAGATATCATCCTTATCACTCCCAAGGTAAGGGGTGAGGACTTCTTCTTCTCAGGCTCTGGCTCTCTTCTCTCCCTCTAGGCACTCCTAGAATCTTCCATGGTACTAGGCCCTGGCTGCCGAGCTGTCCAGGGGGAAACTCAGCTTCTTGCTGGGTTGATTATGTCCCTGGACAGAGGACGGGACATAATCTCTTTTCAGCGTTTTGCAATCCTCCGTATTGTGATAACACACTTTATAAAGGGTGCAAAACCCATTTTTCTCGAGCTTGAAAAATTGTCGAGATGGAGGTAAGTCCCTGCTACACTCTTGAACCTCCCGGTCCCGAATAACCTTAAGAGGCATGTGATGACTCTCCTCGGGCTTAGATACCCAGtctcctctctctctctcctcaCCGACtccctcttctgcttctgggcCTCTTCCATATTAATATACTTTTCTGCCCGGGCCAACAAATCTTCTAAGTCTTTGGGcgtcttctttgtcagtgaccGGAAgaattcaccctccctcaacCCCTGGGTGAATGCAGTTGTCTTAGTCTCAGGGGCGCAAGAAGGGACATCCAAAGCTACCCTGTTAAATCTTCGAATATAGGCCCTCAAATTTTCCTCCGAGCTCTATTTAACCTCAAAAAGACTAAATGCAATCTTTTTGTACTTCTTATTGCTTTTGAAATTCTGTAAAAAAGCCTTTTGAAAGTCCTCAAAAGAATGAATACTCTGAGGAGCCAATCCCTCAAACCACCTATGCGCCGAATCAACCAGAGTGGTTAGAAACACTTTGCACTTGATTCTGTTAGCATAACAGTGCAACATGGCCATATTTTCGAATATGGCCAAATGTTCTTTAGGGTCTACATTACTATCATAATCTTTGACTTTGGCAGACTTAAAGTTCCCAGGAAGAGGTTCTCGAACAATAGACTCAGCAAATGGGCATCCCTTAATGACTACCCGTGAATGACTTCTACCCTCCATTTGTCCCTCCAACACCCTAATCTTTTGCCTCAACTCCTGCAACTCCTTTACCACAGTCGGGGATTTGGACCCGGCACTCGATTCTCTCTCCTCCATCCTCGCTTCTTCCTCCCTTACCTCCGATCTCTCTCATGCTCTCCTCCCGACGGCGTATCATGATGAGAAGGCTCTCTCCGGGTTAGATCTTTTTCCACCACCTCGGATACAATCCGAGCCAACTCCTTCCGGAGATAAAGTAATGATAGGTGGAGGTCCTGTAGGTGGAAGGCCACCTGGTCCTGAGATCAGGGCATCATCTCTAGGAGCTCGAGAAGTATCTTGATTAGTTCTTCTTGTTGGAGCCATATCAATGTCTTAAGCTCAATTTCCCACAGACAGCGCCAATGAGGTGATCCGGGTCACTGAGTCGGGGCAACCCCCCGGATCTAATGAGAAGTTTTGTTTAAGGAAAATGAGCAaggaatatatatatgtgatg
This genomic interval carries:
- the LOC140961030 gene encoding uncharacterized protein, with translation MISVGSSDGDSNRAKKSRSRRDCMEVEGVRKNEAVVSFGPEDLKGVNFPHSNALVIQARVANYAIMRVLVDSGSFVKVIFKEAFIKLDLQGYHLEEVDTTLFGFSGHVVYPEGGIVLPLTLGTRELKKTVMTTFTLADAPSSYNIILGRPAMNELRAVTSIYHQKIKFPVGRRVGEFRGNQPSSRKCYVETVRVDQKRVRQEDKRLQSCGEMERIVKKGEVQFVAEEEREKELIGISPLIAEHHLNILPGSQHVNQKKRHFGPEKDKVIDVQVRDLLKAGHIREIQFPTLFSNVGYHQILLAKDDQDKASFITSGGIFCYIVMPFGLKNAVATYQRLINKVFEKQLGRNVEVYVDDILGKSKEISGFISDLEETFATLM